GAAGACGAGCCCTGGGATTCCGGCATCGCCCACTACGCCCTGACCCTCTCCGCTCAGCTCCAGCGCCTCGGCCATGAGGTCCATTTCTGGGGCCGCGCCGGCTCCACGCTCGTCGCCGCGGCGGCGCGCGCCGGACTGCGCGCGCGGGGCCTGCGGCGCCCCTGGTCCTCTTTGCACGGCCTGCGCGCCCAGGTGCGCGCCGCGGGCATCGAGCTCATCAACGCCCACACGGGCAGCGGCCACGCCCTGGCTGCGGCCTTGGCCGCCTTGACCACCGTGGCCGTGGTGCGCACGCGCGGCGACGCCCGTCCCGCGGCCAAGCATCCCCTGGCCCGGCTGCTGGCCCGCAGGACCGACGCCTACATCGCCGCCAACTCGGCCATCGCCCGGGATCTGGCGGCCGCGTTCTGGGGCTCGCGGGTCGCCACCGTGTTCCAGGGCATCGCGGCCGGGCCGCCCCCGCCCCTGCCCGCGGGCTGCGCCTTCGGCCTGCTCGGCCGGCTGGACCCGGTCAAGGGACACGAGACCGTTCTGCAGGCCTTGGCTCTGCTCAGGAAGGTGCATCCGGCGGCGCGCTTGCGCGCCGTGGGCGGGGGCGCGCCCCTGCGCCGCGAGCAGCTGGAAGCCCGGGCTCGGGCCCTGGGCCTGGAGGGGTGCGCGGTGTTCACCGGCTTCGTGCCCGACGTAGCGGCCGAACTCGCGCGCTGCCGGATCGGGGTGGTGGCGTCCACGGCCTCGGAGGCCGTGTCACGCGCCGCCCTGGAGTGGATGGCGGCGGGCCGGCCGGTGGCGGCCGCGGCCGTGGGCTGCCTGCCGGACCTCGTGGAGGAGGGCGTGACGGGCTTCTTGACCCCGCCGGGCGACGCCGCGGCCCTGGCCCGGGCCCTGGCGCGGCTGCTGGAGCAGCCGGCTCTGGCCGAGCGCATGGGCGCCGCGGCGCGGCGCGTCTTCGAGGAGCGCTTCAGCCTGGAACGATTCGGCGCCGAAACGATGAAGGTCTATGGACAGGTCCTGGGACATCTTCCATCTTGACGGAGAGCGCGGGCTGCGCGGCGGGGAGCGCCAGCTCCTCTACCTGGCCGCGGCCCTGCGCGCCCGCGGGCACCGCAACACCGTGGTCTGCCGCCGGGCCTCCCCCCTGGAGACCGAGGCGCGGCGGCAGGGTTTCCAGACCGAGAACCTGCCGTACCTGTGTGAGTGGGACCCTATTTCCGCCTGGAAGCTCGCGCGGCTGGCCCGCCGCTCCCGGCGCCCGGTCCTGCACGCGCACACCGCGCACACGGCGGCGCTGGCGGCTTTCGCCAGCCCCCTGGGCGGCCTGCCCTGGGTCGCGCACCGGCGCGTGGACTTCGAGCTCAGCGGCAGGCTCAGCCGGAGGCTCAAGTACGACCGGGCCGGGCGCGTGGTGGCCGTGTCCGGGGCCATCGCGCGCCTTCTAGAGCGTTCCGGCGTCCCCCCCGCCCGCATCGCCGTGGTCCCCGATGGCCTGCCCGTCGGCGACCGGGAGAGGCAGTGGACCGGCGCGGGCGAGGAGGTCTTCTCCCCGGCCTCGGCCCAGGAGAAGGCCCACCTGCGCTGGCAGCTGGCGCAGCGCTTCGGCGCGCGCGAGTCGGACGCCTGGGTCGGGAACCTCGCCGCTTTGGTCCCGCACAAGGACCATGACACCTTGATCGCCGCGGCCCTGCTGGTCATCCAGAAGCGGCCGGAGACGACCTTCCTCATCGCCGGGCAGGGGCCGGAGCAGGAGCGCCTCCTCAAGCAGATCAAGCTCATGGGCCTGATGGGGAAGATCCTCATCCTGGGGCAGTTGGGCGACCCGGCTGCGCTGCTCAGATCGCTCGACCTCTTCGTCCTCTCCTCCTGGGGCGAGGGCATGGGCAGCGTGCTCCTGGAGGCTGCGGCCTGCGGCGTGCCCATCGCGGCCACCACGGCTGGCGGCATCCCCGAGATCGTCACGGACGGAAGCTCCGGGCTCCTGGTGCCGCCGCGCGACCCGGAATCCCTGGCCGGAGCCATCGACAGGCTGCTCGCGGACCGGGAGTTGGCGCAGCGGCTCGCGGACCGGGCTCGGGCTGGCCTGCGGGATTTCGGGCTCGAGCGCATGGCCGTTGAAATGGAGGCCGTCTATGCCGCCCTTGCTTAGCGCCATCCTGATCGCCACCGACGAAGAACGCGACCTGCCGGGCTGCCTGGAGAGCCTCCAGGGTCTGGCTGACGAGATCGTCGTGGTGGTCTCCGAAGAGACCGCGGACCGCACCGAGGAGCTCGCCCGCGCCGCCGGGGCCAAGGTCATCCGCCGCAAATTCATCGACTACGCCTCCCAGCGGCAGGTCTCCCTCGACGCGGCGGCCGGCGACTGGTGCCTCTGGATAGACCCGGACGAGCGGGTCACGCCGCCGCTGCGCGATGAGATCCGCTCCTTGCTGGCGGCGGCGGACGCGGACGCTTACGACATCCGCTTCGAGGTCCGGTTCCTGGGCCGCCCTCTGCGCTGGGGCGGCATGGGCCGGGAATCCCACGTGCGGCTCTTCCGGCGGGGCAAAGCGCGCTTCCAGGGCGGGCTGCTGCATGAGGGATTGGACGTGGCCGGCGCCACGGGACGCCTCCGGCACGGGCGGATGGTCCATGTCCCGTACGAGGACCTCGGCGACTACCTGAGCAAGCTTGACCGCTACACCTCTTTGGCCGCGCGCAAACGCTGGGACCAGGGGCAGCGATTCCACCGGTGGCATCATCTCATCCTGCCCTGGGAATTCTTCGCGCGGGCGGTGCTCAAGCTCGGCATCCTGGACGGTGGACCGGGCTTGATCTGGGCCGGGCTGGCCGCATTCCACAGCTGGCTCAAATATGTCAAACTAGGGGAAATCCAGAAGGAGGCGAAGCCTTGCTAGAGACGATTGCAGGCGGCGCAGCCATCGCCGGCGTGCTCAGCGCGCGCTGGAACTGGTGGCGGCCCAAGGCCGAGGGCCTGCCGAGCCTCATGTATCACAAGGTGGGCGACCATCCCCCAGGGTCCAAGCTCGCCAAGCTTTGGGTCACGGCCGCGGACTTCAGGCGGCAGATGCAGTATCTCAAGCGGCAGGGCTACACCTCCATGCTTTTCGCGGAGCTGCGCGACGCGGAGGTCGGCAGCCGCCCCATGCCGGCCAAGCCGGTCCTCATCACTTTCGACGACGGCTACGCCAACAACGCCGAAGTCGCCTTCCCCATCATGCGGGAGTCCGGGATGAAGGGCAACATCTTCCTGGTCTACGAGACCATCGAGCGGCACAACGCCTGGCACGACCCCGCCAGCGAGCCCTGGGTGCGCATGCTGACCTGGGCGGCCATCGACGAGTTGCAGCGCTCCGGCCTCGTGGAGTTCGGCTCCCATACCATGCGCCATCCCAACCTGGCCCGCACCCCGCTCGACGAGGTCCGCTGGGAGCTCTGCGAAAGCAAGAAGCGCCTGGAGGACAAGCTGGGTCGCCAGATGCTCGGCTTCGCCTACCCCTACGGTGCCGGGGCTTTCGTCCCGGAGGTCCGGCGCCTGGCTCGCGAAGCGGGCTACCGCTACGACTTCAGCATCAAGCAGGGCATCTCTCCTTGGCCCTGGGACCCGGAGTCCGGCCCGCTCCATAGGCTCTTCGTCCGCGGCGACGACTACATGCTGGATTTCCACCTGAACCTGACGCGGGGCAAGGCCCGCTTCTGAGGCCAGGCCCGCCATGAGCTGGGTAGACCGCCGCGCCCGCCTGCTCAAGAGCTTCTGGGGCCGCGGGCTCTTGTGGCTGCTCTCCATGGCCTACGGCGCGGGAGTCCTGGCGCGAGGTCTGCTCTATGACCTGCGCGTGCTCAAGCCCCGCCGGATCGACGCCAAGGTGGTCTGCATCGGGAACCTCACCACCGGCGGCACCGGCAAGACCCCGGCCACGATCCTCGCGGCCCTGACCCTGCGCCGGCGCGACCACCATGTCGCCATCCTGAGCCGGGGCTACGGCCGCCCGCAGAAGGACGCCGAGGTCTGCGTGCTCCACGACGATTCCGAGATGGACTGGAAGCGTTGCGGCGATGAGCCCTGGATGATGCACCAGATACTCAAAGGGCAGGACGTGCCCATCCTGGTCTCGCCGGACCGGGTCGGCGCCGCGGCGCAGGCCGTGACCTTCTTCGACTCCCGGGTGGTCGTCCTCGACGACGGCTTCCAGCACCGGCGCCTCGCGCGAGACCTCGACGTGGTGCTGGTCAACGCGCTCGACCCCTTCGGCGGCCACGCCCTTCTTCCCCTGGGGACCCTGCGCGAGCCCTTGGGAGCCCTGCGCCGGGCTCACCTCATCATGCTGACCCATGTGGACCTGGCGGAGCCGGAGGCGCTCGCCGCCCTGCGCCAGGTCATCCACAAGGCCAACCCGCGGGCGCCGCTGCTCGAGGCGGTCCACCGGCCGGATTTCCTGCTTGAGGTCAAGACCCAGGCCAAGCAGCGCTTCGACCACCTCCAAGGACGGCCCGTGGCGGCCCTCTCCGGCCTGGCCTCGCCGCAGCAGTTCGAGGACAGCCTGGAGCGCAGCGGGGTGCCCATCTCCCAGCGCTGGCGCTATCCGGACCACCACCGCTACACCAAACGCGAGTTGACCTCCGTCGACCACCTTCGGGCCGGCCTGCCCTTGGTGACCACCTTCAAGGACCTGGTGAAGTTCCCGGCGGACTGGCGCGGGATGCTCAGCGGAGAGGTCTACGTCCTGAGCATCAGGCTGGACATCGTCAAGGGCAAGAGCATCTGGCTCGAGACCTTGGGCGGCCTGGTGGGTGAGAAGGTATGACGTCCGTCATCGCCCTTCTGTTAGCCCTCCCGCTCGGTGCCGGCGCCGTCGATATCTCAAGTTCGACCATTGCCGACCTGCATCAGCTCTCGGAAGGCAAGATCGAGGCCTCGACGGACCTAGTCCATCTGGCCGTATTCCCGGAGCAGCTCTCCTACGACGTGTCCTGGGGCATCCTGGCCGTGGGCCGGGCCACCTTGGACGTGCGCGAGGTCGTGCTCTTCAGCGGGGTCCCCGCCTACCACGTGGTCTCCGAATCGAAGTCCAACGCCTTCTGCGACACGTTCTACAAGGTCCGCGACATCAACGAGTCATGGATCGACGCCAGGACCATCACCTCGCTGGGATACTCCAAGAAGCTGCGCGAGGGACACTTCTTCCGGGACGAATGGGTGCTCTACGACAAGCCGGCGGGGAAGTTCCTCTCCAAGAAGATCAACCGCGACGGGACGTTCGCTTGGTCGGCAGGCACCATCCCGGTCCAGGTGCAGGACATCCTCTCCAGCCTCTATTACGTCCGCTCCCGGGCGCTTGCGCCCGGGACCGAGGTGGTGGTGGACGTCAACACCAAGAACACCTGGCCTTTCGTCATCCGGGTCCTGCGCCGGGAGACCGTCAAGACCGCGGCCGGGACCTTCCCCTGCCTGGTGGTGGAGCCCGCCCTGCGCGAGGAAGGCATCTTCATCCAGAAGGGCCGCAAGCTCCAGATATGGCTGACGGACGACGCGCGCAAGGTCCCGGTGCTCATGCGCGTCGAGGTCTTCTTCGGGCACATTTCGGCCAGTTTGGCTAAAATGTTATAATCGCGAAAGATATTGATATGACCATAGCGCATGCCGAGCGCTCCCGCCTGCAGGGCATCGTAGACCGTTTCTCCCGGAAGCGCATCCTGGTTGTCGGCGACCTCATGCTCGACCAGTTCATCCGGGGCGGGGTCTCGCGCATCTCCCCGGAGGCCCCGGTGCCGGTGGTGCAGGTCCGCTCCGAGAGCTTCGTGCTCGGCGGCGCGGGCAACGTGGCCCACAACCTCTCGGCCTTGGGAGCCCGCGTCGAGGCCGTGGGGGTGCTGGGAGACGATCCGGCGGGCCGCATGCTGCGCGACGAGCTCTCGGCCCGGGGCGTCGAGGTCGGCCGCTTGGTGACGGACCCTTCGCGCGTGACCTCCCAGAAATGCCGCGTCATCGCGGAGCATCAGCAGGTGGTCCGCTTCGACCGCGAGACCCCCGGCCCTCTGCCCGTCCCGACTGAGCGGGGCCTGCTCAAGAGCCTCCTGACGGCCCTGCTCGATTGCGACGGGATCGTCCTTTCCGATTACGGCAAGGGAGTCATCTCCCGCAAGCTCATCGCAACGGCCATCTCCGGGGCTAGGCGGCGGGGCATCCCGGTCACCGTTGACCCCAAGGTGGAGCATTTCGGCTTCTACCGCGGCGTGGACTGCATCACCCCCAACACCGCCGAGGCCTGGGCGGGCATGCGGCGTCCTCAGCAGGCCGGCGAGAGACCCCTGACCGCACTGGGTTGGGACATCCGGGCCCGCTTGCGGGCCAAATCCGTCCTGATCACACGCGGCTCGGACGGGATGAGCCTTTTCGAGGCCGGCGGCCGCCTCACCCATATCCCCACGGTGGCCCAAGAGGTCTATGACGTGACCGGCGCCGGGGATACGGTCATCTCCGTATTGACTTTGGGCTTGGCGGCCGGCGCGCGCATCCGAGAAGCCGCCGTGCTCTCGAACTACGCGGCCGGCATCGTAGTGGGAAAGCTGGGCACCGCGGTCTGCACCGTGCCGGAACTGAAAGGGGCCTTGCGTTGAGGAAAGAGGGCGACTGCCTCGTCGTGATCCCGGCCCGCTTGGGCTCGACCAGGTTCCCGGCCAAGGTCCTGGCGCGCCTGGGCGGCAGGCCCGTGGTGGAATGGTGCTGGCGGGCGGCGCGCGCGGCCGGCGTGGGCCCCGTGCTCGTGGCCACCGACGACGAGCGCGTGCGCCGGGCCGTGGCCGCCTTCGGGGGCTTGGCGGTGATGACCCCGGTCTCCTGCGCCTCGGGCAGCGACCGCGTGGCCCGGGCCGCCCGAGGCCGCCGGGAGCCTCTGGTCATCAACCTGCAGGGCGACATGCCCTTCATCAAGCCCTCCACGGTCCGCCGCGTGGCCGAGCTCCTGCGCCGCAACCCCGGCGCGGACATGGCCACCGCGGTCATGCCCCTGCGCGACCCGCGGCGGGACGCTGACCCCAACGTGGTCAAGGCGGCCCTGGCTCAAGACGGCCGCGCGCTCTACTTCTCCCGCGCCGCCATCCCGTTCGCCCGCGACGGAGGCAAGCCCCGGCGTTTCGAGCACCTGGGCATCTACGGGTTCCGGCGCCGGTCCTTGGACCGATTCGTGCGCCTGCCCGCCACCGCTCTGGAACGCTGCGAATGCCTGGAACAGCTCCGGGCCCTGGAAGACGGAATGTCCATCTACGCCGCCGTGGTGACCGAGAGGCCCGTGGCCATCGACACCCCGGCGGACCTTCGTCGTGCCGAGCGTATGTTGCAGGGAACCAAAAAATGACCAAATACATCTTCGTGACCGGCGGGGTGGTGAGCTCGCTAGGCAAGGGCATCTCCGCCTCCTCCATCGGCAAGCTCCTGCAGGCCCGGGGCTTGCGGGTGTCCATGCTCAAGTGCGACCCCTACATCAACGTGGATCCCGGCACCATGAACCCCTTCCAGCACGGCGAGGTCTTCGTGACCGAGGACGGGGCCGAGACCGACCTGGACCTGGGCCACTACGAGCGCTTCCTCAACGCGGAGATGCACCAGGCCAACAACTTCACCGCCGGGAAGGTCTACGAAACGGTCATCTCGCGCGAGCGCAAAGGCGATTTCCTGGGCGCCACGGTTCAGGTCATCCCCCACATCACAGACGAGATCAAGAACCGCTTCCGGGCCATCTCCAAGGACGGGGACGTGGCCATCGTGGAGATCGGCGGCACGGTCGGCGACATCGAGAGCCTGCCCTTCCTGGAGGCCGCCCGGCAGATGGGCCTGGAAGGCGGCCGGGACAACGTCCTCTACGTGCACGTCACCCTCGTCCCCTACATCAAGGCCTCGGAGGAACTCAAGACCAAGCCCACCCAGCACAGCGTCGGCAAGCTCCGCGAGATCGGCATCAACCCGGACATCATCATCTGCCGCAGCGAGAAGCCCCTCAACTCCGACATCAAGGCCAAGCTCAGCCTGTTCTGCAACGTGCCCAAGGAGTCCGTGATCGAGGCCCAGGACGCGTTCAGCATCTACGAGGTCCCTCTCATGCTCCACAAGCAGGGCCTCGACGACCAGATCATCATGCTCCTGCGCCTGCGCACGCACTCCAAGGACCTGGAGTCCTGGACGGCCATGGTGGAGCGCCTGCGCAAGCCCAAGCGCGAGGTCACCATCGCCCTGGCCGGAAAGTACACCGACTACAAGGACGCCTACAAGTCGGTCAACGAATCCTTGGTCCACGCCGGCATCGCGCACTCCGCCCAGGTGCACGTGCGCTTCGTGGAGACCACGGACCACGACCTGGAGGAGAAGCTTGCCGACGTGGGGGGCATCCTCGTGCCCGGCGGCTTCGGCGACCGCGGCATCGAGGGCAAGATCCACGTGGCGCGCCTGGCCCGCGAGGGCCGCATCCCCTACTTCGGGCTGTGCCTGGGCATGCAGGTGGCGGTCATCGAGTTCGCGCGCAACGTGCTCAAGCTGGCCGGCGCCCACTCCACGGAGTTCGACGCGCAGACCCGCTACCCGGTCATCGACCTGCTTCCGGAGCAGAAGACGGTCAAGGACAAGGGCGCGACGATGCGCCTGGGCACCTACGAGTGCGCGCTCAAGAAGGGCAGCCTGGCGCATAAGGCCTACGGCGCCAGCACCGTGCGCGAGCGCCACCGCCACCGCTACGAGGTCAACAACAAGTTCCGCAAGCTGCTCGAGGACTCCGGCCTCTGCGTGGCCGGGACCTACGCGGCCAAGAACCTCGTGGAGATCATCGAGCTGCCAGACCACCCCTGGTTCCTGGCCGTGCAATTCCACCCGGAATTCAAGAGCCGGCCGGAGGTTCCGCATCCGCTGTTCCGCGACTTCGTGGCCGCGGCCCTGGCCCGGACCTCCCAGCAAGTCCATGCCCGCTAAGCTGCGCGCCGTGCGCCAGGCGCGCCTGGCGGTGGGCGGGGCCGTCTTCGCCAACGACGCCCCCTTGGCCTTCATCGGCGGCCTCTGCGCCCTGGAATCCGAAGCGCTGCTCCGGCGGGTGGGCCGGTCGCTCAAGGACTGCTTCGCCAAGCTCGGCGCGGGCTTCGTCCTGAAATGCTCCGCGGACAAGGCCAACCGGACCTCGGGCGAGGCTTTTCGCGGCCCTGGCTTCGAAGCCGGCCTGCGCATACTCGCCCGGGTGGCGCGGGGCCTGGGCGTGGCCTGCCTGACCGACGTGCACGAGCCGGCCCAGGCCGCGCTGGCCGCTTGCAGGTCCCGGCCTTCCTGTGCCGGCAGACCGAGATGCTCCTGGCCTGCGGCCGGACCGGCAAGCCGGTCAACCTCAAGAAGGGGCAGTTCGTCTCTCCCTGGGACATGGCCCACGCGGTGCGCAAGGTCGAGTCCACGGGAAACCGCAGGATCATGCTCACGGAGCGCGGCACGAGCTTCGGCTACGGCAACCTCGTCGTGGATATGCGCTCGCTGACCGTCCTGCGCTCTTTGGGCTACCCGGTCATCTTCGACGCGACGCATTCCGTGCAGCTTCCGGGAGGCCTGGGCCATGCCACGGGGGGCGACCGCCGCGCCATCTGGCCGCTGACCCGGGCCGCGGCGGCCGTGGGCGTGGCCGGGGTCTTCTTCGAGGCGCATCCGGACCCGGACCGGGCTTTGAGCGACGGCCCCAACGCCTTGGCCCTGCGCGACGTGCCGCGCTTCGCCGCCATGGCGCAGCGCATAGACTCCATGGTGAAAAGGGAACTCCTATGAAATGCATGAACTGCGGCCAAGAGAACAAGGACACGGCCAAGGCCTGCAAGAAGTGCGGCCGGGACCTCACCATCCCGCCGGCCTGGTTCCCGGACGCGAAATGGCACCTGAGGACCTTGGGCATCATCTACGCCTGCCTCGTCGTGTTCTATTTCGGGGTGACCTATCTGCTGCGCAAGATGCCCCGGCCCTACCACATCCGCAAGATCCCCGTCGAGATGACGCCCTGGCTGCGTCCCGGGGGCAAGATCGTCCCCGATGAAGAACTGCAGGCCCCGGCCCAGCGGCCCCAAGTCGAAGACCCCGCCCCCGGCAAGAAGTGAGCGCAATCGCCCGCGTCGGCGCCGTCCTCGTCCTGCTGGTCCCGCTCGGCGCGGGCGGGTGCCGCCAGGCCCGGCCTACGGCCTCCGAACCGCTCCAGACCATGGAAGACTTCGTCTTGGACCAGACCGTCCACGGGGTCCAGGTCTGGGAGCTCGCGGCACGCAGCGCCGTCCTGCATGAGGAGGCGGGCCACGCGATCCTCGACCAGCCGCGCATGCGCTTCTTCCGCGACGGCCGCGTGGTCTCCCGGGTGAGCTCCGCGACCGGCAAGGTGCTGGTGGCCACGCACGACGTGTTCCTGTCGAGCTCGGTGGTGCTCGAAGCCCTTGAAGACCGCTCGGTCTTGGAGACGGAGTCCATGACCTATTCGGCCAAGCGCGACCGCTTCCTCACGGACGCCGAGGTTCTGGTCAAGAGGCCGGAAGGCCGCCTGCGCGGCCGCGGGCTGGAGGCCAAGCCGGACCTATCGGAGATCCGCATCTTCAATCAGCGCGCCGTGGTCAAGGAGAAGTCCTCATGACCTGGCTCGCCGCCCTGCTCCTGTGCGCCGGGCCGGCCCTAGGGGCCGACTCCGGGGCCGCGCACGAGGGCCGGCCTGTGGTGGGCGGCGTGGTGCGCAGCAAGGAATGGGTCATCCGCCGCGCCCCGCACCGGGAAGAGGAGTTCATCGGCGACGTGAGCTACCATAAGGGGCCCAGCCTGCTGACCTCGGATTGGGCGCTCTTCCGGCACGAGCCGCAGCTCTGGGACGCCCGCGGGCATGTGCGCCTGGAGCACACGCTCAAGTCCGGCGACCGCATCGAGGTCCTCGGCGATACGGCCCATTTCGACCAGAACACCGGCCGCGGCCGGCTGCTGCCGCCGAAGGACGGCCTGGTCGCCTATTCCCGCACCCCTTTGGAAGGCGCGCCTGACTCGGGTTCGGCCAAGCGCATCGATTGGGAGGGGCAGGAGCACATCCGCCTGACGGGGCGGGTGCATGTGTGGGGCTCGCGCCTGGCGCTCTGGGGCGACCAAGCGGACTATGAAGCGGGCGCGGGAAAGCTGACCGTGACAGGAGGCCGTCCGGTGGTGCAGGTTCTTCAAGGCGATTGGACCGGCGCGGTGCAGGGCGACCAGGTGACCGCTTTGCAGAAGCCGGACCGGGTTCAGGCTGACGGGCGGACCCGGGGTTGGATCAAGTTCAAAGAGAAGCCGGGGAAGAAGAAGAAATGAAGCTGAGCGCCAAAGACATCCACAAGGCTTACGGCCACCGCCAGGTGGTCAAGGGCGTGTCTTTGGAGGTCTCCTCCGGCGAGATCGTGGGTCTGCTGGGGCCCAACGGGGCGGGCAAGACCACCACTTTCTACAGCTTGGCGGGCTTCATCACGCCTGAGTCCGGGGTGATCGCCATAGACGATCAGGACGTGACGGCCCTGCCCATGTACGCGCGGGCCCGGCGGGGCCTGGGTTATCTGGCCCAGGAGCCGACGGTGTTCCGGGGCCTGAGCGTGGAGGAGAACCTGCGCGCGGTCCTGGAGCGGACGGTGCCCAGCCGCCTGGAGCAGATGCGCCGGGTCAAGGACCTTCTGGAGGAATTCGGACTCTGGGAGCTGCGGCGCCAGAAGGCCTGGACCTTGTCGGGCGGGGAGAAGCGGCGCTTGGAGGTCGCCCGGGCGATGATCAGCGATCCGAAGATCATCATGCTCGACGAGCCGTTCGTGGGCATCGACCCGATCACGGTCGGGGATCTCAAGACCATGATCTCGGCGCTCAAGGACCGGGGCATCGGCATCCTGATCACGGACCACAACGTGCGCGAGACCCTGCCCATCATCGAGCGCGCCTACCTGATGTTCGACGGGAAGATCCTCGTCGAGGGCAACTCCAGGCAGCTTCTGGAGGACCCGAAGGCCCGCGAACTGTACCTCGGGCACGACTTCAAGATCTAGCGGCGCTGGAGGACCACATGCTCAAGGGGATCATCATGGGAGCCGCGGGTTCCGCGGCGGCGGCGCTCCTGGGCGCGTATCTCTTCATTACCTTGGGAGGGATGCCGGCCAACGCGGACGCCGAGCCGTCGCGGCTGGAGAGGTGGGCTGCCCGCAAATCCCTGCGCGCGACCATCCGGCGCGAGTCCCCGAAGGGGCCCAATCCGGAGGCGCTCAGCGACGAGAACCTGCTCGCCGGCGTGCGGCTCTATGCGATCAAATGCGCCGAGTGCCACGGGGCGGCGGATGGGAAGGCCTCGTCCATAGCCAAGGGCCTGTTCCAGAAGCCGCCGCAGTTCGCCGAGGAAGGGGTGGAGGATGACCCGGAGGGCGCGACGTTCTGGAAGATCCTCCATGGGATCAGGTTGACGGGGATGCCTTCGCATCGGAACGCCCTATCGGAGCGGCAGATCTGGCAGCTGACGCTCTT
This genomic stretch from Elusimicrobiota bacterium harbors:
- a CDS encoding zinc ribbon domain-containing protein; translated protein: MKCMNCGQENKDTAKACKKCGRDLTIPPAWFPDAKWHLRTLGIIYACLVVFYFGVTYLLRKMPRPYHIRKIPVEMTPWLRPGGKIVPDEELQAPAQRPQVEDPAPGKK
- the lptC gene encoding LPS export ABC transporter periplasmic protein LptC; translation: MSAIARVGAVLVLLVPLGAGGCRQARPTASEPLQTMEDFVLDQTVHGVQVWELAARSAVLHEEAGHAILDQPRMRFFRDGRVVSRVSSATGKVLVATHDVFLSSSVVLEALEDRSVLETESMTYSAKRDRFLTDAEVLVKRPEGRLRGRGLEAKPDLSEIRIFNQRAVVKEKSS
- the lptB gene encoding LPS export ABC transporter ATP-binding protein, with protein sequence MKLSAKDIHKAYGHRQVVKGVSLEVSSGEIVGLLGPNGAGKTTTFYSLAGFITPESGVIAIDDQDVTALPMYARARRGLGYLAQEPTVFRGLSVEENLRAVLERTVPSRLEQMRRVKDLLEEFGLWELRRQKAWTLSGGEKRRLEVARAMISDPKIIMLDEPFVGIDPITVGDLKTMISALKDRGIGILITDHNVRETLPIIERAYLMFDGKILVEGNSRQLLEDPKARELYLGHDFKI
- a CDS encoding cytochrome c; translated protein: MLKGIIMGAAGSAAAALLGAYLFITLGGMPANADAEPSRLERWAARKSLRATIRRESPKGPNPEALSDENLLAGVRLYAIKCAECHGAADGKASSIAKGLFQKPPQFAEEGVEDDPEGATFWKILHGIRLTGMPSHRNALSERQIWQLTLFLKHMDGLTPAAGKAWKDVPSQAEPSK